AATCTGATTAAAACCTTGATATTTAGCCAACAACCCCCTTTTGCCCACCTTCTTCCTCCTTTCTTCTTGTGTTTTTTGATTAAAACTTTGGAATTCGATTTCAATTTGTGAGTTTGGGTCGAAAAATAGAGGTTTAATAGTGAAAACCTAAACTTTCAATCCAAAGTCTAGATATATATCCaactaacccctaaaaactttatatatgtAGATAAACCCATCACCCCTCCACAACTTATTCAATTAATAACCAAAGACAATAGCATTTCATCCTCAATATGACaataaattatgagtataaaaatattatatatattaaattgaagAACACGTAATTGTAACAGCTAATAAAGATGGAAAGAATgagtaaatatgaaaaaaaatctaacgaAAATGAAGAGATCTAATGAAGATAAAATTCATGTAGTGAGTGATGGaatgaagatttaaaaaaaaaaaaaagttttatttagaTTCAATGCTCTTCTTGTTTATAAGATAACGTAAAATtagaaacaaatattttttgccAGAAGAGAAAAGTAAAAGTATCAATATTTAAATGCGGACAAGATCAAtcacctaaaaataaaaaaagaaaaagaaatcacaACCGTCGCTATCATCTTTAAGATCAATCATCATGATGATCACATGTTCCACAATCCAACGGcctaaataatttctttatagAGACATTACGGGCCCAcgaaataattattaatagacGTCTCACTTTAATGACCTTTTCTATGCATCCAATATCAAACGTCAACCACTCACCATAAATTATGGCAAATTGTGCTTCTTctgaataatttaatatatattaccagtcattaaataatatttatttatttatatttaataataacataaaatatataatttggtaaaattgAGTTACTTTTCATATTGTTTAGAAATATTtgcaaaaatatcaattttttatgtttatgctatttaattaaaaaaataagtttgaggACACCATTAAGCAtagtcaaaatttaaaaatatttatatttttaattcctTATTTGGCGAAAGTgtaaataaagtattattgtattttgtttggCAAAACtctgataataaataatatggattatctatattattaataaagtgaagtttattaataatatttttgtataggATAAATAATAGTtgacaaaaatctaaaattaaattacatttttagataaaaatattattgaattaatataatatttctgaattataatataagatattgTGATTCCACAGCTATTTAGTGATTAACGTGACACAAGACGACCCCACTAAATCTCAATCGTCTGATCAAACTCAAAACTGGACCCCACGTTTTAAGATATGAGAGTTTCCGAAAAATCGTACGGTCCAGGAATGCCCTTTCGTTCACTACCAAAGCTCCACTCCGTCTCTGAGTTTTGCGTAAACAATGGAGCACAAGCTCAACATGAGCTGACGCCACATTTTCTcgagaaaatgaaagaaactaAGGGAAAGTGAGCTTTATCAAACTTCTATGTCACTCCATgctcttttttatatatttggtaCGTGTTTACACcgcaagtttaatttttatatttttctccccTGAGTCTGTTTAATTTGGTAATTTAGGTTATTATTGTAACTTGATTTGTGAAATTGAAAGTGGAAAGTGGGTTTTCACTTTTGAGTGGGTTTGATTTGAGTGGATTCGGGTATTTGTAGTCATGGTCttgatttaaagtttttatttctagtgtaattttgttatgaattgttttttcaaatgtGGTTTGAGTTATGGGTTTTTATTATCAGTTCGTGTTATGTATTTGGTTTTGAATTTggatttatttgtatatgaaattGTTGGGCCTCGccctttttatatatattgttttgtgtTGAATTAATCTAATTATCAGGATTTAGCTTGTaagttgttttgtttgattaacTTTTGATGattcatcttttaaatttgCAAATTTCTCTTCTGGTTTAACGTGAGACAATGTAGTTTAGTTTAATATGAATTTAGTGGTGatgttattttctttgtgaAGATTTTGCTTGTCATTCGTTGCATTACTTTAGAggcatttctttccttttcatcGCATTGTTATTATTGGAAATTGCTTTATCATTTTGGCAAGATGTTATCACTTTCATTAATCATTGTGGAATATATGGtagtgtatatataatattgaagTCAGGCTTTAGTAAATTGTTAATTGAAGAAGTTAATTCTAGTTCTGGTTTTGTGGCAGCTTGTATAAAACCATACAAAAAACACTGAATCATTTAGATTTGCTAGTTTGTAGAGTTGCAAAGTTCAGATTGTTGAGTAACTCAAACAAGTCtttaaagaagttgaaaaagcGGAGAGCTAAAAGTCGGAAAACTTCTTACTACAGACCTATGCATTCGCCCTTCCAATTTGGTTGGAAGACTTAGATGGATGTTCCTCCTCCGGAAACAATTAGAAACATCCAAATTGATCAACACCCATTGCTAATGGAGCAGCTGCATAGCCATAATGAGTGGGAGCATATAATTGATATAACAAGAAATGACGATTCTTCATCTAGCTCATCTCATGATGAACAACCACACAGAATGGACTTACATCAGCATGAAGAAAGATCATCGAGCAGCAGTAGAGCCCCCACTTATcataattcttcttcttcatccacAAATAGATCAAACTCAAGGAATTCCTCATTCATAAGGAGAGGTGATGGATATGGTCGTCGTGGTAGAAGCCCATTGAATTCAGGGCTATGGATATCTGTTGAGTTAGTCGTCACTGTGAGTCAGATTATAGCATCAATTGTTGTATTGTCATTGTCAAGAAATGAAAATCCTCAAACTCCATTGTTTGTGTGGGTTGTGGGTTATACATCTGGTTGTGTTGCAATGCTTCCTATTCTTTACTGGCGTTTTCGTAATCGACACCGGGGAATTGACCAAGACTCCACACAACCACATCAAGGCTTGTCGCAGGGCAATCTTCCTGAACTTACTACATATACAGCTATTTCAGTTCCTCAAGCTTCAGACGAGGAAAATAATCACACCACAGAAACAGTAAATACTAATGGTCAAAATGCTGTAAACTTCACCACACGGTATTTTTTTTGGTGCACTACATTTATTAAATGTTCGAATTTCTATCCCCATATATTGTTTAGCTGAAGTACATTTGTGATTCTTAATTTCCATTTGTTAGCAACTGTCATTATGCATTGTTGAGTTTCTCTTCTGATAGATTCGCTCTCGAGAAGAAGAGTGAAATGAATAGATAAAGTTCAGTTGGGTTTTTactgattattttaaatttcatagcATTTTAACCTGTCATGATTTTTAAACCCTATGCATTTGCATGCTGGCTTGTCTTTTGTGAACTTTCAGCGGCATTTAAATTAGTTATCTGTTTATAGAGTTTGCGAATATGTTTAGAATGTCTTATAACAATCTTATGAGTGTGTCTAGAAATTCTTTATTAATCTTCTCCTCTGCCAAAAGTACTAGTAGAGACCAATCCCAGTACTTTTTTAGGATGCAGTGGTGGTGTGTGGTAGTGATGTACCATCTCAAATTTTGTGACATTGATGTTGGTTGGTTTTACAGTGAAACTATTATAGTATTATGGCCCTGTGGACTCATTTTTCTGAACTGATTTTGGTTTGAGTGACTCTTTTGTTCAATGGGAATAATTATGGGTTCATTATCTACCATTTGTATGTATGTTTTGCAGACTGAATGGATTAGTGGACCATTTTAAGATGGCCCTAGATTGCTTCTTTGCAGTATGGTTTGTTGTTGGCAATGTATGGATTTTTGGAGGTCATTCCACTCCCTCTGATGCTCCCAAATTGTACAGGTACCTATCATTGACTTTTATTAGTTAAGGCTTTTTTCTCAACTCTCCTTTACCCTGGCATTCAACTTGGTTGCATTTGTCACTTGTTGCCTTGCTTCCTTGTAGGTTATGTATAGTGTTCCTTACCTTTAGCTGTATTGGATATGCCATGCCATTCATATTATGTGCAACAATTTGTTGCTGCTTACCTTGCATAATTTCTGTCCTGGGCATTCGGGAAGATTTTTCTCAAACTCGAGGAGCCACTGTGGAATCCATTAATGCTTTGCCAACATTCAAGTTCAAGTCAAAGACAAGCGGAAATGCTAATGATCAAGACAACACAGGAGTATGTGAAGGTGGGGTCTTAGGTGCAGGGACGGAAAAAGAGCGTATGATATCTGGGGAAGATGCGGTAAGTTTGATAGAATGTTTTCTTGCTCCTGAATTGGTGATCTATGTTATAACTGGAGAACAAGAACTGATTTTGGACTCTGACCCAATTACCAGAATAACATAATCAAGCTTAGCAAAACTATTGTAGTTTATCAATTTACCAGAACCTTGGTGAATTTTATCAAGTTTGCCAATCTTTTATAACTTAGTTGCTGAAGTTGCTTATCAGTCCACACAACTTGCAACATCTTTTACAATGGGACAATAACCCTAGTCATTTATAGGATAAGAATAGAAATAGTCATAAGAGCTACTAAATCAgtgcataaattataaattataaattattgggTATAGAAATCTTGCCCAGTGCActtctttgtttggtttggatttCTAATATATAGCCTTTGTTTTTCCTCACCCATTTTGATGCAGGTTTGTTGTATTTGTCTGGCAAAGTATTTGGATAATGACGAGCTTAGGGAACTATCTTGTTTTCATGTATTCCATGTCGATTGTGTTGATAAATGGTTAAAAATTAATGCATCGTGCCCTCTTTGTAAAAGTGAGGTTGGGGAGAGTAGTAGTAGTACTTCACCATTAGCAAGGGACTCTAGTCAGCACTGAATGGAGAGACGGGATATACATGGACTGAAgatgatgttttatttatgGAGCAGTGTCTTTATGATTCAGTTCTCGGCCCTTTCTGGTGTTGCAAGCTTTGgttaattatttcaaatgtaAAGGTCCTCAGCGGTTCAATTTTGTTCTGCAAAGTTAATGTCAAACTGTTGCACTTTTTAAAGCTATCTATGATTTGTAATGCTAAAATACAAAGAGTTCGATCATCTTAACattattttcaatcatttttacCCAAATTTGATACAGCTTGTTTGGTGAGATAAAGCATGTaacactttattattatttttggcaATATTGTTCTCTGGACTCTGAAAACATTCAGAATTCAACCATATATTGCAAATTGTTTAAAAACGTAGAAAGCGTGATAATCTATGATTTGTCAAGCTAAAATACAAAGTCTTCAACAATCAAACATTTTTGCGATCAATATGAAACAAATTTCATACACCTTATCGGGTGAGCTAAAGCATATACAATTAATTGTATATTGGCAATAGTCCTCATTCTTCGAAACATTTAGGTTTACAGCCACATAATGCACATTCTTTGGAGGATGAAAAAGCAAACGGAAGAAAAGAGTTCAGTACAAAGAAATCAATTCACTAGCAACACCAAAACTGATTATTGTGGCAACATCTCATGGCTGACATGAATTCTTTCGCAAAATTCTTCACAATGTAATGTTTATACATGATAAACGGTTGATAAGATGGGAAGAGTACAACATGCTCTGGAAACGTTTcaaatttgacccaaatttgGGGCCAGGACTCTGAAAAGAAAGGGGGAAAAATCTATAATGTTTCCTTATAGCCCTAAAACACAGAATTAGCAGAAGAATTGGCGCAAAACCATTGACCCATCTCTTCTCTAGGATCTCACCAAATAGTGAGTAAATAAAGATATCAACCCCCAAGCacagtaaaataaaattatacacatttgCAAAGGAATGCATTTTCACTATCAAGCCAAGtaggaaaaacaaaatttaatccGAGCACAACAGGTAGAAACGATTGGCACAACTCAAACATTTGACCTTTGGATGATCCTCCAATAGCAGCAGACGATTCTCCTCTAGGTGTATCTTCGAGCTACACCTTAGTTAAATATGATTAATCACCCGACATATGCTGGAATTGCAGCTCCACATGCATTCACCATTATGTTGCGATAGTCAGTTTCTTGAAAGCCTCCAGTTTCCCATTTGATGCAATGGCCTTTGCACTTTGATCAACTCTATTATGGATTGCAACCCCATTTTCAGGGATCGTTAATATTTGATTGTGGGCCATGGTGGACTTGCCAGTACAGTGGCCTTCAAAGAAGGTTGAATACGGGAAATACTCAGCACAACGCACTTTCCATCCTGcaacagaaaaaaaatgaaagttttaagtACCACAGTTGGTATTTCTTGTACATAATGAATTTCATGATGTATTCCAATGACAGTTGAATTATATTGGTGTTAACTCATTGATCATTTGGACTTTAAAAGAAATGGAAATAAATAACCATTAAAATTGATAGTTAATTGGCAAAGGCTATCTGACGAAGTGTGTGAAAAATAAGAGAGGAAGCATATATGTAAGCAGAATAAACTAAAAAAGCCAAAAGCCAAAAGCCAGATCATATCCGTAAGATCAATCATGTTCAATGGTAATTAATGCTTCAGACAGcatgaaaacataaatataaatttaaaaaccagATCTTGGCATTACTACTCACAACCATgcacttcaaatttttttccttcttttaaaCATTTGAACTACATATTTC
Above is a genomic segment from Mangifera indica cultivar Alphonso chromosome 3, CATAS_Mindica_2.1, whole genome shotgun sequence containing:
- the LOC123212605 gene encoding E3 ubiquitin-protein ligase At1g63170-like, with protein sequence MDVPPPETIRNIQIDQHPLLMEQLHSHNEWEHIIDITRNDDSSSSSSHDEQPHRMDLHQHEERSSSSSRAPTYHNSSSSSTNRSNSRNSSFIRRGDGYGRRGRSPLNSGLWISVELVVTVSQIIASIVVLSLSRNENPQTPLFVWVVGYTSGCVAMLPILYWRFRNRHRGIDQDSTQPHQGLSQGNLPELTTYTAISVPQASDEENNHTTETVNTNGQNAVNFTTRLNGLVDHFKMALDCFFAVWFVVGNVWIFGGHSTPSDAPKLYRLCIVFLTFSCIGYAMPFILCATICCCLPCIISVLGIREDFSQTRGATVESINALPTFKFKSKTSGNANDQDNTGVCEGGVLGAGTEKERMISGEDAVCCICLAKYLDNDELRELSCFHVFHVDCVDKWLKINASCPLCKSEVGESSSSTSPLARDSSQH